In one Nitrosarchaeum sp. genomic region, the following are encoded:
- a CDS encoding amidophosphoribosyltransferase — MVKENCGVVGIFSLSGTNVVPMAIDALRALQHRGQEAWGIAIPNKEPLKRLGLVSGASSEFKKICEEYASPAVIGHVRYSTMGRSTLENAQPLKVKDLCIAHNGTIANVQELSNLVGGCSFTPQNASDTLVAAQRLVSLISENGQMGKALSILKNEMVGSYCFTFISDDNSVFAARDPKGFRPMVLGYKESDDTYIVASESSAVSAVGAKMQRDVIPGELIKLSKNGLETERFSEDTSRAHCSFEFTYFAHPSSNMEGANIYISRKNIGRFLAKKFPIRDADLVIPVPDSARPAALGYAQELGITFDEGLLKDRYSKKGPLRSFIEPHQSDRIEINRWIIPIKEIIAGKHVVVIDDSLVRGTSSKAIIQALRRAGAKKISMVITYPPIKFPCYAGIDFPSQDELATFSDGKEMDDVELTEMVRKSIGADFLGYNDAENLAAAVGIPKDSMCFTCSSGNYDSLGITPEFKTRLEMKGE; from the coding sequence ATGGTTAAGGAGAATTGTGGCGTAGTTGGAATTTTTAGTCTTAGTGGAACTAATGTTGTTCCGATGGCAATTGATGCACTAAGGGCTTTACAGCATAGAGGTCAAGAGGCTTGGGGTATCGCAATTCCAAACAAAGAACCGCTAAAAAGATTGGGGCTTGTTTCTGGAGCATCTTCAGAGTTTAAAAAAATCTGCGAGGAATATGCTTCTCCTGCAGTTATTGGTCATGTGCGTTATTCTACAATGGGACGAAGTACTCTTGAAAATGCACAACCACTCAAAGTAAAGGATCTATGCATAGCTCATAATGGAACAATTGCAAATGTACAAGAACTATCAAATTTGGTAGGCGGCTGTTCATTTACTCCACAAAATGCCAGTGATACTTTGGTTGCAGCACAAAGACTAGTATCATTAATTTCTGAGAATGGCCAGATGGGAAAAGCATTATCGATTCTAAAAAATGAGATGGTTGGCTCTTATTGTTTTACATTTATCTCTGATGATAATTCAGTATTTGCAGCAAGGGATCCTAAAGGATTCAGACCAATGGTTTTGGGGTACAAAGAATCAGATGACACATACATTGTAGCATCTGAATCATCTGCGGTTTCTGCAGTTGGTGCAAAAATGCAACGCGATGTAATTCCAGGTGAGCTTATCAAACTTAGCAAAAACGGATTAGAGACTGAGAGGTTCTCAGAAGACACGTCAAGGGCTCACTGCTCTTTTGAATTTACATATTTTGCACATCCCTCAAGTAACATGGAAGGTGCAAACATCTACATATCTAGAAAAAATATTGGACGATTTTTGGCAAAGAAATTTCCAATAAGAGATGCAGACCTTGTAATCCCAGTTCCAGATTCTGCACGACCTGCAGCTTTGGGATATGCTCAAGAGTTGGGAATTACTTTTGATGAAGGATTACTCAAAGACAGATACAGCAAGAAAGGACCACTTCGTAGTTTTATTGAACCACACCAAAGCGATAGAATTGAAATTAACAGATGGATTATTCCAATTAAAGAAATCATTGCAGGAAAACATGTAGTAGTAATCGATGATAGTCTAGTCCGGGGAACTAGCTCAAAGGCAATTATTCAAGCACTAAGACGAGCTGGTGCAAAAAAAATCAGTATGGTGATTACATACCCTCCAATCAAATTTCCATGTTATGCTGGAATTGACTTTCCCTCTCAAGATGAGTTGGCTACATTTTCTGACGGAAAGGAGATGGATGATGTTGAATTGACTGAAATGGTGCGAAAAAGTATCGGTGCTGACTTTTTGGGGTATAATGATGCTGAAAATTTAGCAGCGGCAGTTGGAATCCCTAAAGATTCAATGTGTTTTACATGCTCGTCTGGAAACTATGACTCGCTAGGAATTACGCCAGAGTTTAAAACACGTCTTGAGATGAAGGGTGAATAA
- a CDS encoding winged helix-turn-helix domain-containing protein, producing the protein MKDETGDALKDTEGDTIGIADRVEILSTEDSKLKSIGEILSSDSSRAILKILFNDSLTANQISQKTEISLPLVIYHLKKMQDAGVVKITNIGKNTKSHDMKFYTVDKLAIVILPAMMSEPAKKSKSLFNSFTRIHRLATLGGASIAAWFSSQLIQKGNVMPDGDMSANTSMPPDVPEMAFKSIPEESADVAMESVPVDEMARMTGESADTMMKSSPMMDTTPMTQAFDPIVQILWSAVTVLIVVVAGLVIEVIITKRRKNIAKH; encoded by the coding sequence ATGAAAGACGAAACTGGAGATGCTCTAAAAGATACTGAGGGAGATACAATAGGTATTGCAGACAGAGTCGAAATTTTATCCACCGAGGATTCAAAGCTAAAATCAATTGGCGAGATACTCAGCTCAGATTCTAGCAGGGCAATTTTAAAAATTTTATTTAATGATTCCTTAACTGCAAATCAAATATCACAAAAGACAGAAATCTCATTGCCACTTGTAATTTATCATTTAAAAAAGATGCAGGATGCAGGAGTAGTAAAGATTACCAACATTGGAAAAAACACAAAGTCTCATGACATGAAATTTTACACCGTGGACAAGCTTGCAATAGTCATCTTGCCTGCAATGATGTCAGAGCCTGCAAAAAAGAGCAAATCACTGTTTAATTCATTTACTAGAATTCACAGACTGGCAACACTTGGTGGCGCATCAATTGCTGCATGGTTTTCATCTCAACTAATTCAAAAAGGAAACGTGATGCCAGATGGAGATATGTCGGCAAATACATCAATGCCGCCAGATGTTCCAGAGATGGCATTCAAGTCAATTCCAGAAGAGTCTGCAGACGTAGCAATGGAATCAGTACCAGTAGACGAGATGGCAAGAATGACAGGAGAATCTGCAGATACAATGATGAAATCATCACCAATGATGGACACTACACCTATGACACAAGCATTTGATCCTATTGTCCAGATACTTTGGTCTGCAGTTACAGTTCTGATTGTAGTGGTTGCAGGACTAGTCATCGAAGTTATAATTACTAAACGACGCAAAAACATCGCCAAACATTGA
- a CDS encoding HD domain-containing protein, with translation MEDSADIILKAKKLAHEKHKNQKRKDGVTPYSDHLEGVVNRLKNLGVTDKNILAAAWMHDIIEYTDVTFDQINEKFGREIAVIILSLTKDKNVAKKEIEQQYVTQLKNASMDAKLIKLCDISANLKDLSNAPISKNQKNKQVKKIIHYMRIIKNDISEKQSEYPKIAEIIDGINTICIKFHQKPFTV, from the coding sequence ATGGAAGACAGTGCAGACATTATACTAAAGGCAAAAAAACTTGCACATGAGAAACACAAAAATCAAAAACGAAAAGACGGAGTCACGCCATACTCTGATCACTTGGAGGGAGTTGTAAACAGACTCAAAAATTTAGGAGTCACTGACAAAAATATTCTTGCAGCTGCATGGATGCACGACATCATAGAATATACTGATGTGACATTTGATCAGATAAATGAAAAGTTTGGACGGGAAATCGCAGTAATTATTTTATCTTTGACAAAAGACAAAAACGTTGCAAAAAAAGAGATCGAGCAGCAGTATGTCACGCAATTAAAAAATGCATCAATGGATGCAAAATTAATCAAGCTGTGCGATATATCTGCAAACCTAAAGGATTTATCAAATGCGCCAATATCAAAGAATCAGAAAAATAAGCAAGTAAAAAAAATCATCCATTACATGAGAATTATCAAAAATGACATTTCAGAAAAGCAGTCAGAGTATCCAAAGATTGCAGAAATAATAGATGGTATCAACACCATCTGCATTAAATTTCATCAAAAGCCGTTTACAGTTTGA
- a CDS encoding Lrp/AsnC ligand binding domain-containing protein — protein MVLQTYILLTCNPGHEKEVITHLRSIKGVIEVNGIWGKYDIFLKVEHDAEFGLDRFVEILRKMENITSTYTMPVLFGQGGSIDD, from the coding sequence ATGGTATTGCAAACTTACATTTTGCTTACTTGCAACCCAGGACATGAAAAGGAGGTAATCACTCACCTAAGAAGCATAAAGGGAGTAATTGAAGTAAATGGCATTTGGGGCAAATACGATATTTTTCTCAAAGTAGAACATGATGCAGAATTTGGACTAGATAGATTTGTAGAGATTCTAAGAAAGATGGAAAATATTACAAGCACGTACACCATGCCAGTCTTGTTCGGACAGGGCGGAAGCATAGACGATTAA
- a CDS encoding formate--phosphoribosylaminoimidazolecarboxamide ligase family protein, with product MISSSEIKKIVNGYSDVKIGVMGSHSALEVMDGAKDENFQTLVYCQKGREGPYQRFGRIADEIVVLNKFKDMASAKNQKAMRDSNVIIVPHRSLTVYLGYKTLENSFKVPIFGNRKLFQAEERTVKRNQYFLLEKARIKFPKLFKDPKNINKPCIVKVQELKRPLERAFFTVSSYKDYKEKSEAKIKQGLISRKGLEKASIEELAIGTYMNFNFFHTPISKQVDFIGIERRLQTNVHDFNALPAKQQLDINIDLQNIEVGHTPASIRESLLEKVIKMGDKFVAAVKKEYAPGIIGPFSLQSVITKDLELVVYDVSLRVPGNPIVATTSPYTKYQYGKTFGIGKRIAMEIRQAQEEGRLDEIVT from the coding sequence ATGATTAGTTCTTCTGAGATTAAAAAAATTGTAAACGGATATTCTGATGTAAAGATTGGCGTTATGGGAAGCCACTCTGCACTTGAAGTGATGGATGGGGCAAAAGATGAAAACTTTCAGACTCTAGTGTACTGTCAAAAAGGCAGAGAGGGACCATATCAGAGATTTGGAAGGATAGCAGATGAGATTGTTGTGCTAAATAAATTCAAGGACATGGCATCTGCTAAAAATCAAAAAGCAATGCGTGACTCTAATGTAATAATAGTTCCCCACAGATCACTGACGGTATATCTTGGATACAAAACCTTAGAGAACTCGTTTAAAGTTCCAATATTTGGAAATAGAAAATTATTCCAAGCAGAAGAGAGAACCGTAAAAAGAAACCAGTACTTTCTTTTAGAGAAGGCAAGAATAAAATTTCCAAAGTTATTCAAAGACCCAAAAAACATCAACAAACCATGTATCGTAAAGGTACAGGAATTAAAAAGGCCATTAGAGCGGGCATTTTTCACAGTATCATCTTACAAAGACTATAAAGAAAAATCAGAAGCAAAAATAAAACAGGGACTAATCTCAAGAAAGGGCCTAGAAAAAGCCAGCATTGAGGAACTTGCAATTGGAACATACATGAATTTTAATTTCTTTCACACTCCAATATCAAAGCAAGTTGATTTTATTGGAATTGAGCGAAGACTGCAGACAAATGTTCATGATTTTAATGCACTTCCCGCAAAGCAACAACTGGACATCAACATTGACTTGCAAAACATCGAGGTAGGTCACACTCCAGCTAGCATCAGAGAGTCATTGCTTGAAAAAGTAATCAAGATGGGCGACAAGTTTGTAGCTGCAGTCAAAAAGGAGTATGCACCTGGAATTATCGGACCATTTTCGTTGCAGAGTGTAATTACTAAAGATTTGGAATTGGTAGTGTATGATGTGTCACTGCGAGTCCCCGGAAATCCGATTGTTGCAACTACTAGCCCGTACACAAAATATCAGTATGGCAAGACATTTGGAATTGGAAAAAGAATAGCCATGGAGATAAGACAGGCCCAAGAAGAAGGCCGTCTAGATGAAATAGTTACCTAA
- the purS gene encoding phosphoribosylformylglycinamidine synthase subunit PurS, which produces MAVFNVHVTIENKPGISDPEGETILNDLVLKGGDSSISKIKTAKMLKFTIKEKDKKSAQSKVQKICDELRIYNPMVSKVTIDVFDAS; this is translated from the coding sequence TTGGCTGTCTTTAATGTTCATGTAACAATTGAAAACAAACCCGGCATCAGCGATCCTGAGGGTGAGACAATTCTAAATGACTTGGTACTAAAAGGCGGGGACTCTTCAATATCTAAAATAAAGACTGCAAAGATGCTAAAATTTACAATTAAAGAAAAAGACAAAAAATCTGCACAATCAAAGGTTCAGAAAATATGTGACGAACTAAGAATCTACAATCCAATGGTAAGCAAAGTCACAATTGATGTCTTTGATGCATCCTAA
- a CDS encoding SRPBCC family protein: MARVVFEKIIKADRKKVFDITTNYENFQKILPQYYPSTRTISVRGNNSLVEEHLMLGGQEFVIMAKHVTDEPILHELFIVGGDAKGTHITTRYDQLPNGTKLILEIDWKFKGIKKLGFGKDKIPKEYSKMIDELAIIAEN; this comes from the coding sequence TTGGCAAGAGTTGTTTTTGAAAAGATCATAAAGGCTGACAGAAAAAAAGTTTTTGACATTACAACAAACTATGAAAATTTCCAAAAAATTCTTCCACAATACTATCCATCAACTAGAACCATTTCGGTTAGGGGAAATAATTCCCTTGTAGAAGAGCACTTGATGCTTGGAGGGCAAGAATTTGTAATCATGGCAAAGCATGTAACTGACGAACCAATTTTGCACGAACTATTCATTGTTGGCGGGGATGCAAAGGGCACTCATATCACAACAAGATACGACCAGCTTCCAAACGGAACAAAATTAATTTTGGAGATTGATTGGAAGTTTAAAGGAATAAAAAAACTTGGTTTTGGTAAAGACAAGATTCCAAAAGAATATTCTAAAATGATTGATGAACTTGCAATTATTGCTGAGAACTAG
- the purQ gene encoding phosphoribosylformylglycinamidine synthase subunit PurQ, which produces MKVGVIVFPGSNCDRDMYHVLTDVFNLDAQYFWHEKGLPKNIDAVILPGGFSYGDRLRSGAIAAHSPIINDVRKMADKGIPILGVCNGFQILVEAGLLPGALLKNTSLNFMCGWTNLIVENNKTPFTNKLKLNQKIPIPIANGEGRYYVDDDTLKKLKKNNQIVFRYEQVINGSTDRIAGVCNEDGNVVGMMPHPERAAESAINPIDNKPSSLIFESLIKTIGVKS; this is translated from the coding sequence GTGAAGGTAGGGGTAATAGTTTTTCCAGGAAGTAATTGCGATCGTGACATGTATCATGTGTTAACTGATGTTTTTAATCTGGATGCCCAGTATTTTTGGCATGAAAAAGGATTGCCAAAAAACATTGATGCTGTAATTCTTCCAGGTGGATTTTCTTATGGTGACAGGTTAAGGTCTGGGGCAATTGCAGCTCATAGTCCTATAATTAATGATGTGAGAAAGATGGCTGACAAAGGAATCCCTATTTTGGGCGTATGCAACGGATTCCAAATTCTAGTTGAGGCAGGCTTGCTTCCAGGTGCATTGCTCAAAAACACTTCGCTGAATTTTATGTGTGGCTGGACTAATTTGATAGTTGAAAACAACAAGACTCCATTTACAAACAAATTGAAACTAAATCAAAAGATTCCCATCCCAATTGCAAATGGCGAGGGCAGATATTACGTCGATGATGATACGCTAAAAAAATTAAAGAAAAATAATCAAATTGTTTTTAGATACGAGCAAGTGATAAACGGCTCAACTGATAGAATAGCCGGCGTTTGCAACGAGGATGGAAATGTTGTTGGCATGATGCCTCATCCAGAAAGAGCAGCAGAATCTGCAATTAATCCAATTGACAATAAACCGTCTTCTCTAATTTTTGAATCACTGATTAAAACAATTGGTGTTAAAAGTTGA
- a CDS encoding SIMPL domain-containing protein (The SIMPL domain is named for its presence in mouse protein SIMPL (signalling molecule that associates with mouse pelle-like kinase). Bacterial member BP26, from Brucella, was shown to assemble into a channel-like structure, while YggE from E. coli has been associated with resistance to oxidative stress.): MKHSKRIFTAMIAVLVVSVTVGAISVTPNAVAQEEVTPFPSREKVISVTGNAISSVKPNLANISFGVEIQEKTAKDALASNSELMNKVIAAIKQVGITDSEISTSQFNIYPVYDNYQDKETGRYTQELIGYRVSNIVHVETQKLNSLAAIIDSAVEAGVNRVDSVYFSLSPELASNLKDELLEEAVLNAKSKAEMALAPLNYKIIGVKAVSLSEFSIPYPMPMYDMAYGEGIAKSSAPTPIFSSDQDVNTSVNVVFLIGSN; this comes from the coding sequence ATGAAACATTCAAAACGAATCTTTACAGCCATGATTGCTGTACTGGTAGTCTCTGTTACTGTGGGTGCAATCTCTGTTACCCCAAATGCAGTAGCTCAAGAAGAAGTCACTCCTTTTCCATCAAGGGAAAAAGTGATCTCAGTTACCGGTAATGCAATCTCAAGCGTAAAGCCAAACCTTGCAAACATTAGTTTTGGTGTTGAAATTCAAGAAAAAACTGCCAAAGATGCACTGGCTTCAAATTCTGAATTGATGAACAAAGTGATTGCTGCAATAAAACAAGTAGGAATCACTGATTCGGAGATCAGTACATCCCAGTTTAACATCTATCCTGTATATGATAATTATCAGGACAAGGAGACTGGAAGATATACCCAAGAACTAATTGGATATAGAGTAAGCAACATCGTTCATGTTGAAACTCAGAAGCTTAACAGTTTAGCTGCTATAATTGACAGCGCAGTTGAGGCAGGTGTGAACAGAGTAGATAGCGTATACTTTTCACTATCTCCAGAACTTGCATCAAATCTCAAAGATGAACTTTTAGAAGAAGCAGTTCTCAATGCAAAGTCAAAAGCTGAAATGGCACTCGCTCCACTAAATTACAAGATAATTGGAGTAAAGGCAGTCTCTTTATCTGAATTTTCAATACCATACCCAATGCCAATGTACGACATGGCATATGGTGAGGGAATTGCAAAATCCTCAGCCCCTACACCAATATTTTCATCTGACCAAGATGTCAATACAAGTGTAAACGTTGTCTTCCTAATTGGAAGCAACTAA
- the tatC gene encoding twin-arginine translocase subunit TatC, whose protein sequence is MSDIQEINEHLKQLRKIVLRIAISVGVITMFLISFHAEPIQINGIQLYYPTPDPLNNIAAQITNHMRETLVPADVQLIQTAPGQAFFAQIYVAALTGIVLSMPVIIREFVAFITPALKEKEIKIARNISLPALLLFVAGCIFSYIFVIPYILDFLYTYGESAGLVTFLNVIDFVTFVLQFLLAFGVSFQLPLVMYAVSRIGIVDSKFWRSNIRYAIVAIVIFGAIITPDGSGVTMWFIAGPMIALYLIGMAVIERSERKMSNI, encoded by the coding sequence ATGTCAGACATTCAAGAGATTAATGAACATCTAAAACAACTAAGAAAGATAGTTTTACGAATTGCAATATCAGTAGGTGTGATCACAATGTTTCTGATATCATTTCATGCAGAGCCAATTCAAATTAACGGAATTCAATTGTATTATCCAACTCCAGATCCGCTAAACAACATTGCAGCTCAGATAACAAATCACATGAGAGAAACTTTGGTTCCAGCAGATGTGCAGTTAATTCAGACAGCGCCAGGCCAAGCGTTCTTTGCTCAGATATACGTTGCAGCACTTACAGGAATTGTATTAAGCATGCCAGTTATCATTAGAGAGTTTGTTGCATTTATCACACCGGCACTAAAAGAAAAAGAGATCAAGATAGCAAGAAACATCTCGCTGCCTGCTTTGTTGTTATTTGTTGCAGGATGTATTTTTTCATATATTTTTGTAATCCCATACATCTTGGACTTTCTTTACACATACGGAGAGTCTGCAGGACTAGTTACGTTTCTAAATGTGATTGATTTTGTAACATTTGTTTTACAGTTTTTGTTGGCATTTGGCGTATCATTTCAGCTTCCACTTGTAATGTATGCCGTATCACGCATTGGAATAGTTGATTCAAAATTTTGGCGAAGTAACATAAGATATGCAATTGTTGCAATTGTCATATTTGGAGCTATTATCACTCCAGACGGAAGCGGTGTTACGATGTGGTTTATTGCAGGACCAATGATCGCATTGTACCTCATAGGCATGGCAGTAATTGAGCGCAGTGAGCGCAAAATGTCGAACATTTAA
- the purL gene encoding phosphoribosylformylglycinamidine synthase subunit PurL — MSLEPQELDDLTSKIGRKPTSTELQIVAAEWSEHCSYKSSKKHLKMLPMKGPLVISEKGYDSGVLDVGDGYVITAHIESHNHPSAVEPYGGAATGVGGVIRDILSAGTRPIAIFDGLRFGDIEKDLQARWLFKNAVTGIADYGNCLGIPTIGGEVEFDQCYTNYALVDVAAIGFGKKSNLIKNHAKKGDIVVLLGGSTGRDGIGGSQFASDSLESENRSAVQIPDPFIEKLIIEAILEARNQKLIHAMKDLGGGGLSCAVSETADALSIGIEMDVNKVHTRESDMNPDEIMVSESQERMLIVTNKEKLKKLQEICKKFRISCSVIGHVTFDNMMHVKQGSKTCANLPTDVVANAKLLDRPSKKPAYLEKIEQEKKLKPISDYSKMMMKFLASPNIASKIWVYGQYDHEVGIRTVVKPGKDASVLRLDNGKFLSAKIDGNPKHCYINPREGAIGCFEEACRNVVCTGAKPIGMLDHLQFGNPEDPEIFWTFLESLKGITDFAKYFEIPCVGGKVSLYNETPTGPIKPTPIIGILGLIDKAPLFSHKIDAGDTLVIIGDTKDEMGGSEYFEYVHKFVGGKCPVVNFAESKSHMDVVLNVIGKGLLKATHDCSKGGLAVAVSELCMTYQIGCNVSLEKIPGPKLEVDRVLFSETHSRYLLVVDKKNLKKLDDILKKSKVSYKMIGTFGGENIKLNKANKPIIDLRVDKAQKTWFNSLRELVVHG; from the coding sequence TTGAGTCTAGAACCCCAAGAACTAGATGACCTTACATCTAAGATTGGACGAAAGCCGACATCCACAGAATTACAAATTGTAGCTGCTGAATGGTCAGAGCACTGCTCATACAAGTCATCAAAGAAACATCTCAAAATGTTACCAATGAAAGGACCTTTAGTAATTTCTGAAAAGGGATATGATTCAGGAGTTCTTGATGTTGGAGATGGCTATGTAATTACAGCTCACATTGAAAGTCACAACCATCCATCTGCAGTTGAGCCTTATGGTGGTGCTGCAACTGGTGTTGGTGGTGTTATCCGAGATATCTTGTCTGCTGGAACCAGACCCATTGCAATCTTTGATGGTCTGAGGTTTGGAGACATTGAAAAAGACTTGCAAGCAAGATGGCTTTTTAAAAATGCAGTTACCGGAATTGCAGATTATGGAAACTGTCTTGGAATTCCAACAATTGGTGGTGAGGTTGAATTTGATCAATGCTATACAAATTACGCCCTAGTTGATGTTGCAGCAATTGGGTTTGGCAAGAAATCAAATCTGATAAAAAATCATGCCAAAAAAGGCGACATTGTCGTATTACTTGGCGGCTCTACTGGACGAGACGGAATAGGCGGCTCTCAGTTTGCATCTGATTCTTTAGAGTCTGAAAACAGATCAGCAGTACAAATCCCAGATCCATTTATTGAAAAATTAATCATTGAGGCAATTCTTGAGGCAAGAAATCAGAAACTAATTCATGCAATGAAGGACCTTGGTGGCGGTGGACTGTCATGTGCAGTTTCTGAAACTGCCGATGCCCTATCTATTGGAATTGAGATGGATGTAAACAAGGTTCACACCAGAGAGTCTGACATGAACCCCGATGAGATAATGGTATCTGAATCTCAGGAGAGAATGCTAATTGTTACAAATAAAGAGAAACTAAAAAAACTGCAAGAAATCTGCAAGAAATTTCGCATATCTTGTTCTGTAATTGGTCATGTAACTTTTGATAATATGATGCATGTAAAGCAAGGCAGCAAGACATGTGCAAACCTTCCAACTGACGTTGTTGCAAATGCCAAGCTTTTAGACAGACCATCAAAAAAACCCGCATATCTAGAAAAGATAGAACAAGAAAAGAAACTCAAACCAATTTCTGATTATTCAAAAATGATGATGAAATTTCTTGCATCTCCAAACATTGCTAGCAAAATTTGGGTGTATGGCCAATATGATCATGAGGTAGGAATTAGAACTGTTGTAAAACCTGGCAAGGATGCTTCTGTTCTTAGATTAGATAATGGTAAATTTTTGTCTGCAAAAATTGATGGAAATCCAAAGCATTGCTACATCAATCCAAGGGAGGGTGCCATCGGGTGCTTTGAAGAAGCATGCAGAAATGTTGTCTGTACTGGTGCAAAACCAATTGGAATGCTTGATCATTTGCAGTTTGGAAATCCAGAAGATCCTGAAATCTTTTGGACATTTTTAGAATCATTAAAAGGAATTACTGATTTTGCAAAATACTTTGAAATTCCATGTGTTGGCGGAAAGGTCAGTCTGTACAATGAGACTCCAACTGGTCCGATAAAGCCTACCCCTATAATTGGAATCTTGGGCTTGATTGACAAGGCACCACTGTTCTCTCATAAGATAGATGCTGGTGATACTCTTGTGATAATTGGAGATACTAAAGATGAGATGGGTGGCTCTGAATATTTTGAGTATGTCCACAAGTTTGTTGGCGGAAAATGTCCAGTTGTAAATTTTGCAGAATCAAAATCTCACATGGATGTGGTGTTGAATGTGATTGGTAAAGGACTGCTAAAGGCAACACATGATTGCTCCAAAGGCGGCCTTGCAGTTGCCGTTTCAGAACTTTGCATGACCTATCAAATTGGATGCAACGTATCACTTGAAAAGATACCTGGCCCAAAACTTGAAGTTGACAGAGTATTGTTTTCTGAAACTCATTCAAGATATCTCCTAGTTGTAGACAAGAAAAATCTCAAAAAACTAGATGATATTCTCAAAAAAAGCAAAGTATCTTACAAAATGATTGGAACATTTGGCGGTGAAAACATCAAACTAAACAAAGCAAACAAACCGATCATAGATCTAAGAGTTGATAAGGCTCAAAAAACTTGGTTTAATTCGTTAAGGGAGTTGGTAGTTCATGGTTAA
- a CDS encoding UbiX family flavin prenyltransferase, which yields MKLIVGITGSTGVIYGVRLLEVLKKLGVETHLIMSEWAIKCLAMETEFQIGYVKSLATTISDESNMAASVSSGTHKVDGMIVAPCSMKTLSAIANGYDDTLVARAAGVTIKESRKLILMVRETPLSAIHLENMLKLSRLGVVILPPVTEFYTKPKTIDDIVNHGVGKCLDQFDLEHGLYPRWGTFKL from the coding sequence ATGAAGCTGATAGTTGGCATTACTGGCAGTACTGGTGTAATCTATGGTGTTCGCCTGTTAGAAGTCTTAAAAAAATTGGGAGTCGAGACTCACCTGATAATGTCAGAGTGGGCAATCAAGTGTCTTGCAATGGAGACAGAATTTCAGATTGGCTATGTAAAGTCACTTGCAACCACGATTTCTGATGAATCAAACATGGCAGCAAGCGTTTCCAGTGGAACTCACAAGGTTGACGGAATGATTGTTGCACCATGCAGCATGAAAACATTGTCTGCAATTGCAAATGGATACGATGACACATTGGTGGCACGAGCAGCAGGTGTGACAATTAAGGAATCTAGAAAATTAATTTTGATGGTTAGGGAAACCCCGCTTTCTGCAATCCATCTTGAAAACATGTTAAAGTTGTCAAGACTTGGAGTTGTAATACTGCCACCAGTGACAGAATTTTATACAAAACCAAAAACAATCGACGATATCGTAAATCACGGAGTTGGAAAGTGTTTGGACCAGTTTGATCTGGAGCACGGTTTATACCCTCGTTGGGGTACTTTCAAATTATAA
- a CDS encoding twin-arginine translocase TatA/TatE family subunit produces the protein MLEGVSNFIQGQEWIFIIIIAVVFIFGAKKIPELAKTFGKAKGEYEKGKIEGEKELKDLKDKEKLD, from the coding sequence ATGCTTGAAGGAGTTTCTAATTTCATCCAAGGTCAAGAATGGATATTTATCATAATTATTGCAGTAGTGTTTATTTTCGGTGCCAAAAAAATTCCCGAGCTTGCAAAGACTTTTGGAAAAGCAAAAGGGGAATACGAGAAAGGAAAGATTGAGGGTGAAAAAGAACTAAAAGACCTCAAAGATAAAGAAAAACTAGACTAG